The Candidatus Saccharimonadales bacterium genome has a segment encoding these proteins:
- the lepB gene encoding signal peptidase I, whose amino-acid sequence MKDSNDQSPQPKDHLKNSKNQDDESAKLSDESMAAEASKKANEKAASNQSPMMVALKGFASVVSFIAAVVVLAVLINVFLFQSYYVDGTSMMPTLQNNNRLIINKIPKTIADITGHPYIPKRGDIIVFNSSLIGPSGSPEQLIKRVIGLPGERVVVKNGVVTVFNKQNPKGFNVNQAIGLHLAPSAGSVNEVVPKDQFFVCGDNRALGGSYDSRFGLGTVPSSQIIGQMVLRVYPLNEVHFF is encoded by the coding sequence GTGAAAGATAGCAACGACCAGTCCCCACAACCTAAAGACCACTTAAAAAATAGCAAGAACCAAGACGACGAATCAGCCAAGTTATCAGACGAATCAATGGCTGCTGAGGCCTCTAAGAAAGCTAACGAGAAAGCGGCATCGAATCAGTCACCTATGATGGTGGCCCTTAAAGGATTTGCCTCCGTCGTATCGTTTATCGCTGCGGTCGTCGTTTTGGCAGTATTAATAAACGTCTTCCTCTTCCAGTCCTATTACGTCGATGGAACGAGCATGATGCCCACTCTACAAAACAACAACCGGCTTATCATTAACAAAATCCCGAAGACCATTGCCGATATTACAGGCCACCCATATATCCCCAAGCGTGGCGACATCATCGTCTTTAACAGTTCACTCATTGGGCCAAGCGGATCTCCCGAACAGCTCATTAAACGCGTTATCGGTCTTCCTGGCGAGCGAGTCGTTGTGAAGAACGGCGTCGTCACGGTCTTTAACAAACAGAACCCGAAAGGCTTCAACGTTAACCAAGCAATCGGGCTTCATCTTGCTCCATCTGCAGGCAGCGTCAATGAAGTCGTCCCGAAAGATCAGTTCTTTGTATGTGGCGATAACCGCGCACTTGGCGGATCATACGACTCTCGCTTTGGTCTAGGTACCGTACCGAGCAGCCAGATCATCGGGCAGATGGTTCTTCGAGTTTACCCGCTCAATGAAGTCCACTTCTTCTAA
- the rplU gene encoding 50S ribosomal protein L21 has product MKAVIEVGNKQYIVAKGDKIEIDLLPAGTKKLTLEPLMVFDENNIKVGTPKVDGAKVEAKVLEERVLGEKLQVVRFKAKKRVKKISGHRQKHSLIEISSVA; this is encoded by the coding sequence GTGAAAGCAGTAATTGAAGTCGGTAACAAACAGTACATTGTCGCCAAGGGCGATAAGATTGAGATTGACCTTTTGCCGGCTGGTACTAAGAAGTTGACCCTCGAACCGTTGATGGTTTTCGACGAGAATAATATCAAGGTGGGTACTCCTAAAGTGGATGGGGCAAAAGTAGAAGCTAAAGTTCTCGAAGAGAGAGTCTTGGGTGAGAAGCTCCAAGTTGTTCGTTTCAAAGCCAAGAAACGCGTTAAGAAGATTAGCGGTCATCGCCAAAAACACAGCCTGATCGAAATTAGTTCGGTCGCTTAA
- a CDS encoding vitamin B12-dependent ribonucleotide reductase, producing the protein HLVGRVADTITRFGYEEGYFVDENEADVFNHELKYILASQRAAFNSPVWFNIGVMDRAQQSSACFILNVEDDMPSILHWYYEEGMIFKGGSGAGVNLSKVRSSYESLSNSGGKASGPVSFMRGADSVAGSIASGGKTRRAAKMVILDVDHPDVEEFIWSKAREERKARVLEQAGFDMSLNGKDAISIQYQNANNSVRVTDDFMKAVVNDDDWQLRGVTNGKIYKTLKARELFREIAEAAWECADPGMQFHTTINDWHTTPNVGDIQGSNPCSEYMHLNNSSCNLSSINLLKYLRKDGTFDVEAYEHTIDVMFIAQEILVGYSSYPTEKIAETSRAYRQLGLGYANLGALLMAKGLPYDSEEGRGWAAALTALMTGRAYATSARVAHRVGPFDGYQRDKEGMLRVLRKHRQAVSSISAALVPEDLLSAAASSWDEAVEMGAKYGVRNAQASLLAPTGTIALMMDCDTTGIEPDLGLVKVKNLVGGGTMYIVNQTVPRALKVLGYSREEAEDIVNFINEEKTIIGAPHLKPEHLDVFACSMGENSIHYLGHVKMMAAVQPFLSGAISKTVNMPEDVTVEDVEQIHIDAWKMGLKAVAIYRDNCKVAQPLAMAKKEGSEGSDATAQAAAEKVIVAGPAVARDLPRQRRARTYEFHVADLTGFMTVGEYEDGSPGELFIKVAKQGSTLAGVMDSLALSISHGLRHGVPLRAYTKAFVNQTFAPAGMTDDPEIATTTSLIDYIFRRLAQDYLSFDDRLELGLISPEAFKEQQQSLLEQDSLQPSETVKQAVQEPQGIEKSPSEKAVDMKPLKTEANAQLCSSCGNVMQRAGTCFVCTTCGSTSGCS; encoded by the coding sequence ACATCTCGTCGGCCGAGTAGCTGATACGATCACTCGTTTTGGGTACGAAGAGGGATACTTCGTCGATGAAAACGAGGCAGACGTTTTTAATCACGAACTTAAATACATACTTGCCTCACAGCGTGCGGCTTTTAACTCGCCGGTCTGGTTCAACATCGGCGTTATGGACAGGGCACAACAATCGAGCGCCTGCTTCATTCTCAACGTTGAGGACGATATGCCATCGATTCTGCACTGGTACTATGAGGAAGGCATGATCTTTAAGGGCGGATCAGGTGCTGGTGTCAACTTGAGCAAGGTCCGTTCGTCGTACGAATCGCTTAGCAACAGCGGTGGCAAAGCCTCAGGTCCGGTCAGCTTTATGCGTGGTGCCGACTCAGTCGCTGGTTCAATCGCCAGCGGCGGTAAGACTCGCCGAGCTGCCAAGATGGTCATTCTAGACGTTGATCACCCGGATGTAGAGGAGTTCATCTGGTCGAAAGCTCGCGAGGAGCGTAAGGCCCGTGTTCTCGAACAGGCCGGCTTCGATATGAGTTTGAACGGTAAGGACGCTATCTCCATCCAGTATCAGAATGCCAACAACTCAGTTCGTGTGACAGACGACTTTATGAAGGCGGTCGTCAACGACGACGACTGGCAGTTAAGAGGGGTCACTAACGGCAAGATCTACAAAACACTGAAGGCCCGTGAGCTCTTCCGCGAAATCGCCGAAGCAGCTTGGGAGTGTGCGGATCCTGGCATGCAGTTTCATACCACCATCAATGACTGGCACACTACGCCGAATGTTGGTGATATCCAAGGCTCTAATCCTTGCTCTGAATACATGCACCTCAACAATTCGTCATGTAACCTCTCCAGTATTAACCTGCTGAAGTATCTCAGGAAAGATGGCACTTTCGATGTTGAAGCCTACGAGCACACAATCGACGTGATGTTTATTGCTCAGGAGATCCTGGTTGGTTACTCTAGCTATCCGACTGAGAAGATCGCTGAAACCTCCCGTGCCTATCGCCAACTCGGTCTTGGTTATGCCAACCTCGGTGCTTTGCTGATGGCTAAAGGGCTTCCCTATGATTCAGAAGAGGGTCGTGGGTGGGCTGCTGCCCTAACCGCCTTAATGACTGGTCGTGCTTACGCAACTAGCGCTCGTGTTGCTCACCGAGTTGGACCGTTTGATGGCTACCAGCGCGACAAGGAAGGTATGCTGAGAGTCCTCAGAAAGCACCGACAGGCTGTTTCGAGCATCAGCGCCGCATTGGTACCAGAAGACCTTCTCAGCGCAGCCGCAAGCTCCTGGGATGAGGCAGTCGAAATGGGCGCTAAGTATGGTGTTCGCAACGCACAAGCCTCATTGCTAGCTCCAACTGGCACTATCGCACTAATGATGGACTGCGACACAACCGGCATCGAACCGGACCTCGGCCTCGTTAAGGTCAAAAACTTAGTTGGTGGCGGTACAATGTACATCGTTAATCAGACTGTCCCGCGAGCCCTAAAAGTGTTGGGATATAGCCGTGAGGAAGCAGAAGATATCGTTAACTTCATCAATGAAGAGAAGACGATCATCGGTGCGCCGCACCTAAAGCCTGAGCATCTCGATGTTTTTGCCTGCTCGATGGGGGAGAATTCTATCCACTACCTCGGCCACGTCAAGATGATGGCTGCCGTCCAGCCCTTCCTCTCGGGCGCTATTAGTAAGACAGTCAATATGCCAGAAGATGTAACCGTTGAAGACGTTGAGCAGATTCACATAGACGCATGGAAGATGGGTCTTAAGGCTGTTGCTATCTATCGTGACAACTGTAAGGTTGCTCAACCGCTGGCGATGGCCAAGAAAGAAGGATCAGAAGGAAGTGATGCTACAGCGCAGGCAGCAGCCGAGAAGGTTATTGTAGCCGGACCGGCCGTGGCCAGAGATCTACCCCGCCAACGGCGAGCGCGAACGTACGAATTCCACGTCGCCGATCTAACTGGTTTTATGACGGTCGGGGAGTATGAAGACGGTTCACCAGGGGAACTCTTTATCAAGGTCGCCAAGCAGGGCTCTACCTTGGCTGGCGTAATGGACTCGCTGGCCCTCTCGATTAGTCACGGTCTACGGCATGGTGTCCCGCTGAGGGCCTACACCAAGGCATTCGTCAACCAGACCTTCGCACCAGCCGGTATGACCGACGATCCGGAGATTGCCACAACGACCAGCTTGATCGACTATATCTTCCGCCGACTAGCTCAGGACTATTTGAGCTTTGACGATCGGCTGGAACTTGGCTTGATATCTCCCGAGGCTTTCAAGGAACAGCAGCAGAGCCTTCTGGAACAGGACAGTCTGCAACCATCGGAGACTGTCAAGCAAGCCGTCCAAGAGCCGCAAGGTATCGAAAAGAGCCCATCTGAGAAAGCAGTCGATATGAAGCCGCTTAAGACCGAGGCCAATGCCCAGCTATGCTCCTCATGCGGCAACGTCATGCAGCGAGCCGGTACCTGCTTTGTCTGCACAACCTGTGGTAGCACCAGCGGCTGTAGCTAA
- a CDS encoding ParA family protein, which yields MTAKVIAITNQKGGVGKTTTGINLAYNLAKRGKNVLLVDFDPQGNATSGLGFNKQSLAHTIGDVVTGKIQARQAILTTDYEHLALLPATPHLANTEVEMTSQENRFTRLRQALESLEYDLVLIDCPPALSLLTVNALVAARYLILPVQAEFYALEGLSQLLETVQLIRQGANQNLELLGVVMTMYDSRTTLSKQVFDEVTKHFPDKVFHTVIPRNIRLAEAPSHGVPVAVYDKWSKGARAYKQLAKEVAERVG from the coding sequence ATGACTGCAAAAGTAATTGCCATCACCAATCAAAAGGGGGGTGTTGGCAAGACAACTACCGGGATTAACCTTGCCTACAATTTAGCCAAACGAGGTAAAAACGTTCTCTTGGTGGATTTCGATCCTCAGGGTAACGCTACAAGTGGGCTCGGTTTCAATAAACAGAGTCTGGCCCACACAATTGGTGATGTCGTAACAGGTAAGATACAGGCTCGTCAGGCAATTCTAACGACAGACTATGAACATTTGGCTCTTCTGCCGGCAACACCACACCTCGCCAATACTGAAGTAGAGATGACTTCTCAGGAGAACCGTTTTACGAGGCTCAGGCAGGCTCTGGAAAGCTTGGAGTATGATCTGGTACTGATAGATTGTCCTCCCGCTCTTAGTCTCCTAACAGTCAACGCGTTGGTTGCGGCTAGGTACTTGATATTACCAGTACAGGCCGAGTTCTATGCTCTGGAAGGATTAAGCCAACTCTTGGAGACTGTCCAACTAATTCGCCAGGGTGCCAACCAGAACCTAGAGCTTCTCGGGGTGGTCATGACGATGTACGACTCCCGGACGACTCTTTCTAAGCAGGTTTTTGATGAAGTTACCAAACACTTCCCAGATAAAGTCTTCCATACTGTTATCCCACGCAATATCCGCTTAGCCGAGGCGCCGAGTCACGGTGTGCCGGTGGCGGTGTACGATAAGTGGTCAAAAGGTGCACGTGCCTATAAGCAACTGGCAAAGGAGGTAGCTGAACGTGTCGGTTAA
- the ileS gene encoding isoleucine--tRNA ligase: MRFKKGTRRAPIEYENDLVKYWRDNKTFEKSVEMRPKDNGYVFYDGPPFITGIPHTGTLLSSIVKDAVPRYWTMKGRRVERVWGWDCHGLPAEVFTEQKLGIKDRRDIGTKVDLETYVTTCRDNMVLTGSLWEDTIARIGRWVDFKGAYKTMDKEYMESVWWAFKKLYEAGKIYEGEKVLLYCTRDATPISKAEVAMDNSYEDDTDPSVYIKFKVRGADYYLLAWTTTPWTLPANVAVAVNSELEYAEVEVDGEKFVLAKELLDKVLTDEKHRTIPYKMLRTIKGSELVGLEVEPLFESRGKGAHVVYDESYVNLGEGTGIVHSAPAYGEEDFLMAKAEGIPIVSNIDDNGFYTSGEWRGEYVWDANKEIAKELHKRGVIWKIEYVTHAYPHCHRCGTKLMYRAHPSWFMDVEGQRQKMLELNGDINWFPPHIKHGRFEKTVESAPDWNLSRDRFWATAMPVWKGKDKSGNEHIKVVGSYAELEELSGAKLNDYHRPWIDDVTFTIDGVRYKRIDKVLDCWFESGSMPFAQFHYPFENVEKFEQDFPGDFIVEYVGQVRAWFYYLHTVSTGLFNNRAFTNVIVTGTVAGNDGRKMSKHFNNFTDPNLLMDEYSADALRFLLLASPVLNGEDYSLVDRDVANVARKLSMVWNMFDFFTLYAEVDKWEWDGKLEDPSDDLSNPLDMWIVSRLHQLGAEVERYMDGYDLPNAVKPILPFLDDASNWYVRRSRRRFWKSGDDADKQAAYKVLHYVLVKLAHILAPFVPFMAEELYQKLTGGESVHLEDWPEMGHVNELVLQQMADIRLGIEEGLSQRASAGLKVRQPLKSVKLYITHLPDDTDTLEQYRQIAQEELNVKEAELLKVVGTRKITEIDVKVTDDLKREGLARELIRSIQTLRKESGLNVDDRIKLRVETAKDDAVMGHALKEFKEVIDSEVLAVGHLAKDDKELAAKEYNVDGHVAKVALQKHA, from the coding sequence ATGAGATTCAAGAAAGGCACCCGTAGAGCACCGATCGAGTACGAGAACGATCTCGTTAAGTACTGGCGTGACAATAAAACTTTCGAAAAGTCCGTTGAGATGCGGCCAAAGGATAATGGCTACGTCTTTTACGACGGCCCTCCTTTCATTACGGGCATACCGCACACCGGCACACTGCTTTCCTCGATCGTCAAAGACGCTGTCCCTCGCTACTGGACGATGAAGGGCAGGCGGGTTGAGCGTGTCTGGGGTTGGGACTGTCACGGTCTGCCGGCCGAAGTCTTCACTGAACAGAAACTCGGCATTAAAGACCGTCGCGATATAGGTACTAAGGTTGATCTCGAGACCTATGTCACCACCTGTCGTGACAACATGGTTCTAACTGGCTCTCTCTGGGAAGATACCATCGCACGGATCGGCCGTTGGGTAGACTTCAAAGGCGCCTACAAAACGATGGACAAGGAGTACATGGAGTCTGTCTGGTGGGCTTTTAAGAAACTCTACGAAGCCGGCAAGATCTACGAAGGCGAGAAAGTACTCCTTTACTGTACGCGTGACGCCACACCAATCTCGAAAGCCGAGGTGGCTATGGATAACTCGTACGAAGATGATACTGACCCATCTGTTTATATAAAGTTTAAGGTTAGGGGCGCAGACTATTACCTTTTGGCCTGGACGACTACGCCGTGGACTCTACCGGCTAACGTTGCGGTCGCCGTCAACAGCGAGCTTGAGTATGCTGAGGTTGAAGTTGACGGTGAAAAGTTTGTGCTTGCCAAAGAACTACTAGACAAAGTACTGACTGACGAGAAGCATCGTACCATACCGTATAAGATGCTTCGTACGATCAAGGGCAGTGAACTAGTTGGCCTGGAAGTTGAACCGCTTTTTGAAAGCAGAGGTAAGGGCGCGCACGTCGTCTACGACGAGAGCTATGTCAACCTTGGGGAAGGTACCGGTATTGTGCATTCCGCTCCAGCGTACGGCGAAGAGGACTTCCTAATGGCTAAGGCCGAGGGTATACCGATAGTCTCCAACATCGATGACAATGGTTTTTATACCTCAGGTGAGTGGAGAGGGGAGTATGTCTGGGATGCGAACAAGGAGATTGCCAAAGAGCTTCATAAACGGGGGGTGATCTGGAAGATTGAGTACGTCACCCACGCCTATCCGCATTGCCATCGTTGTGGCACTAAGCTGATGTATCGTGCCCATCCTAGCTGGTTTATGGACGTCGAAGGACAGCGCCAGAAGATGCTTGAACTCAATGGTGACATCAACTGGTTTCCACCACACATAAAGCACGGCCGCTTTGAAAAGACGGTCGAAAGCGCTCCGGACTGGAACCTGAGCCGAGACCGTTTCTGGGCCACCGCCATGCCGGTCTGGAAAGGAAAGGACAAGAGCGGTAACGAGCACATCAAAGTCGTCGGCAGTTATGCTGAGCTCGAAGAGCTATCAGGAGCTAAACTCAATGACTACCATCGGCCGTGGATTGACGATGTTACCTTCACAATCGACGGAGTCCGTTACAAACGTATCGACAAAGTGCTCGACTGTTGGTTTGAGAGTGGCTCAATGCCTTTTGCTCAATTTCACTATCCGTTCGAGAACGTTGAGAAGTTTGAGCAAGACTTTCCGGGTGATTTCATTGTTGAGTATGTCGGCCAGGTCAGAGCCTGGTTTTACTACCTTCACACTGTCAGCACGGGCCTCTTTAATAACCGGGCTTTCACTAATGTCATCGTAACTGGTACGGTCGCAGGCAACGATGGCCGGAAGATGAGCAAGCATTTCAACAACTTTACCGATCCGAATCTCTTGATGGATGAGTATTCGGCAGATGCGCTCCGCTTCCTGCTACTCGCGTCGCCAGTACTAAACGGCGAGGACTACTCACTCGTTGATCGAGACGTTGCTAATGTCGCCCGCAAATTAAGTATGGTCTGGAACATGTTCGACTTCTTTACGCTCTATGCCGAAGTCGATAAGTGGGAGTGGGATGGTAAGCTCGAGGATCCGAGCGACGATCTGTCCAACCCGCTTGACATGTGGATCGTCTCAAGGCTGCATCAATTAGGGGCTGAAGTAGAGAGATATATGGATGGCTACGATCTTCCCAATGCCGTTAAACCGATCCTTCCGTTCCTTGATGACGCCTCAAACTGGTATGTCCGTCGCTCAAGGCGTCGTTTCTGGAAGAGCGGCGATGATGCGGACAAACAGGCAGCCTACAAGGTCCTGCACTACGTGCTCGTTAAGTTGGCCCACATCCTTGCTCCGTTCGTTCCGTTTATGGCAGAAGAACTCTACCAGAAGCTCACGGGCGGGGAGTCAGTTCATCTTGAGGACTGGCCAGAGATGGGGCATGTCAACGAGTTGGTTCTGCAGCAGATGGCTGATATCCGGCTCGGGATCGAAGAAGGCCTGTCGCAACGGGCAAGTGCCGGCTTAAAGGTTCGTCAGCCGCTTAAGTCAGTGAAGCTTTACATCACTCATCTCCCGGACGACACTGATACGCTTGAGCAATACAGGCAGATTGCCCAAGAAGAGCTCAACGTCAAGGAGGCAGAGCTTCTTAAGGTCGTGGGCACACGAAAAATCACTGAGATAGACGTCAAAGTTACCGACGACTTGAAACGGGAAGGTCTGGCCCGTGAACTGATCCGCAGTATCCAGACCCTTCGCAAGGAATCAGGTCTCAACGTTGATGATCGGATCAAGCTTCGGGTCGAAACTGCCAAGGATGACGCTGTCATGGGACATGCTCTCAAGGAGTTTAAGGAAGTGATTGACAGTGAGGTACTTGCGGTTGGCCATCTTGCCAAAGATGATAAGGAACTGGCGGCCAAAGAATACAATGTCGATGGTCATGTGGCCAAAGTAGCCCTTCAGAAACATGCATAG
- a CDS encoding ParB/RepB/Spo0J family partition protein, with amino-acid sequence MSVKRGLGRGFDALIPTHLIEDAFDPTSQQDQKISQTKDMSIDKVMPNPNQPRKEFNEDSLQELASSIKTHGILLPLIVAPHRSKNGTYMIIAGERRWRAAKIAGLKNVPVLVRSITDQQKLELALIENLQREDLNPLETATAYLKLHEQFNITYDEISKRVGRAMSTISNNLRLLGLPPAAKQALIDRRITEGHARTILSIKEPDIQQELLDLIIQNGWSVRKAEQFVIGYREGRKNKVTAVAKTRVENEYTVNLQKRLGTQVTIKNMAKGGQLMISFKSDEDLARITKLLGS; translated from the coding sequence GTGTCGGTTAAACGAGGACTTGGCAGAGGCTTTGATGCGTTGATACCAACGCACCTGATTGAAGATGCCTTTGACCCCACCAGTCAGCAAGATCAAAAGATCTCCCAAACAAAAGATATGTCTATCGATAAGGTCATGCCCAACCCTAATCAGCCCAGAAAAGAGTTCAATGAAGACTCATTGCAGGAACTGGCTAGCTCAATTAAGACTCATGGTATCTTGCTGCCGCTAATCGTGGCGCCCCATCGCTCGAAGAATGGCACATATATGATTATTGCGGGCGAGAGGCGCTGGCGAGCGGCTAAGATTGCTGGTTTGAAGAACGTACCGGTTCTGGTACGAAGTATCACCGACCAGCAGAAGTTAGAGCTGGCTTTGATTGAGAACCTACAGCGAGAGGATCTTAATCCCTTGGAGACTGCAACAGCCTATCTTAAGCTCCACGAGCAGTTCAACATCACTTACGACGAGATCTCCAAACGGGTGGGGCGGGCAATGAGCACCATCAGCAATAACCTACGCCTTCTCGGTCTACCTCCGGCTGCCAAACAGGCATTGATTGATAGACGAATAACTGAAGGCCATGCTCGGACTATTCTTTCTATTAAAGAACCGGATATCCAGCAAGAACTACTCGACTTAATCATCCAAAATGGTTGGTCTGTTCGGAAAGCAGAGCAGTTTGTTATTGGCTATCGTGAGGGTCGGAAGAACAAAGTAACCGCAGTCGCTAAGACGCGGGTTGAGAACGAATATACTGTGAACCTTCAGAAGCGACTTGGCACCCAGGTGACCATCAAGAATATGGCCAAGGGTGGCCAGTTGATGATCAGCTTCAAGAGCGACGAAGATCTCGCCCGGATCACGAAGCTACTGGGATCTTAG